The following coding sequences are from one Danio rerio strain Tuebingen ecotype United States chromosome 21, GRCz12tu, whole genome shotgun sequence window:
- the lrfn4a gene encoding leucine-rich repeat and fibronectin type-III domain-containing protein 4: MLRTEPGSPSRGIYLLQEHDNQKSDKSRRCPALSIPVSTIRVCPCPMSQSTIFWLGLLGSVLLQSGQGVMAGETWGMVSICPFHCVCRNLSESLSTLCVNKGLLFVPPNIDRRTVELRLADNYILEVGGADFANMTGLVDLTLSRNTIHALKPLAFADLESLRSLHLDTNRLTVVGPQDLTGLVNLQHLIINNNQLTDVSADAFDDFLLTLEDLDLSYNNLRRVPWESIQNMASLHTLNLDHNLIDQIAEGSFGELYKLSRLDMTSNRLQTLPPDPLFSRSQIGVVSPTPYNSITSLNFGGNPLHCNCELLWLRRLIREDDMETCATPAHLAGRYFWSIPEEEFTCEPPLITRNTNKLWVLEGQRATLKCRAIGDPEPVIHWVSPDDRIVANSSRIRSYYNGTLDFLVTRARDDGTYTCIAINAAGESTALVDLKIIPLPHRGNGTISLINHRDPGSSDISSGRGGVEGTGNGVVTVRNVTGGKTDTGERGSGSSNAGTETLVGALGVTSNSAQIRWKMGRSSMPFLVWMYQIQYNSTADDALVYRILPPTSNSFLLKNLVSGADYSLCVLAIFDDGISSLATTKVLGCIQFSTKEDYPECRSLHAHFLGGTLTVMVGGVVVVTLLVFTVAMMVRHRVCGECREDANRPGKFLSTKGVDVYAQTNGNNSMMMVALPNGLLAQRTKDKQKPSSLPKPKQSPEPHRGTRDRGDGAVREKCFSPLTPESERLTLYYSPSNTLPTPTQKRAGRLKLRKSLEKDRDVDSQVLASLALPQDGDDAKEGGSDLRQALKTKRSCSFDVGEITTTTCYSYAKRLSVIWTRRSQSLHGMLVHCASTTSTSSTGSSDQYGHGLTQNYLHAFASNNSSNSNSNSTSNSNSSMMVNPRDLEESVV, from the exons ATGCTACGCACAGAACCAGGAAGTCCATCTAGAGGAATCTATCTGTTGCAAGAACATGACAACCAGAAATCGGACAAGTCAAGAAGATGTCCTGCTTTATCAATCCCTGTCAGCACAATACGCGTTTGCCCATGCCCCATGTCACAATCAACAATATTCTGGCTGGGTCTCCTAGGCTCTGTACTGCTGCAGAGTGGACAAGGTGTCATGGCAGGGGAGACGTGGGGAATGGTGTCCATCTGTCCTTTTCACTGCGTGTGTCGGAACTTATCAGAGTCTCTGAGCACTCTTTGTGTGAATAAAGGTCTTCTCTTTGTACCACCCAACATTGATCGCCGAACTGTGGAGCTCCGTCTTGCTGACAACTACATCCTTGAAGTGGGAGGTGCTGACTTTGCCAATATGACAGGACTAGTTGACCTGACGTTGTCACGGAATACCATCCATGCTCTTAAACCGCTGGCCTTCGCCGATCTAGAGAGTCTGCGTTCACTTCACCTTGACACCAATCGTCTCACAGTAGTGGGACCTCAAGATCTGACAGGTCTTGTTAACCTTCAGCATCTCATCATAAACAACAACCAGCTCACAGATGTTTCAGCAGATGCTTTTGATGACTTCTTACTGACTCTGGAGGATCTGGACCTGTCCTACAACAACCTTCGCAGAGTTCCTTGGGAATCTATTCAGAACATGGCAAGCCTGCACACATTAAATCTAGATCATAATTTAATAGACCAGATTGCGGAGGGTTCTTTTGGTGAGCTCTACAAACTGTCTCGGTTGGATATGACTTCAAACAGATTGCAGACTCTTCCCCCTGATCCTCTGTTTTCCAGATCCCAGATTGGGGTTGTGAGCCCTACACCATACAATTCCATTACCAGCCTTAACTTTGGTGGAAATCCCCTGCATTGCAACTGTGAGCTGCTGTGGCTTCGACGTTTAATTCGTGAGGACGACATGGAGACATGTGCCACACCCGCTCATCTGGCAGGGCGCTATTTCTGGTCCATCCCAGAGGAAGAGTTCACGTGTGAGCCTCCACTGATCACTCGTAATACTAACAAGCTGTGGGTGTTGGAGGGCCAGAGAGCCACACTTAAATGTAGAGCCATTGGTGACCCTGAGCCAGTCATTCACTGGGTGTCACCAGATGATCGTATTGTGGCCAACTCCAGTCGCATTCGCTCATACTACAATGGCACACTGGATTTTTTGGTGACCCGTGCCAGAGACGACGGCACTTACACTTGCATTGCAATTAATGCTGCAGGAGAATCTACAGCTCTGGTAGATTTAAAGATCATCCCTCTTCCCCACAGAGGGAATGGTACAATATCCCTTATCAATCACAGAGACCCTGGATCCTCTGATATCAGCAGTGGACGAGGAGGTGTTGAAGGGACAGGGAACGGTGTTGTGACTGTACGGAATGTCACAGGAGGCAAAACAGATACTGGAGAAAGAGGAAGTGGGAGCAGTAATGCAGGAACAGAAACCCTGGTAGGAGCTCTAGGCGTGACATCCAACTCCGCTCAGATACGCTGGAAAATGGGTCGATCTTCAATGCCTTTTTTGGTGTGGATGTATCAGATCCAGTACAATAGCACAGCAGACGACGCACTTGTTTACAG AATTCTGCCTCCAACCAGTAATAGCTTCCTGCTGAAGAACTTGGTATCAGGAGCAGACTACAGCCTGTGTGTCTTGGCCATTTTCGATGATGGCATCTCCTCCTTGGCTACTACAAAGGTGCTGGGTTGCATCCAGTTCAGCACTAAAGAGGATTATCCAGAATGCCGTTCTCTGCACGCTCACTTCCTGGGCGGCACACTGACAGTGATGGTGGGAGGCGTGGTGGTAGTAACCCTTCTGGTCTTCACCGTGGCTATGATGGTGCGCCATCGTGTCTGCGGAGAGTGTCGGGAAGATGCCAACAGGCCTGGCAAGTTCCTTTCAACCAAAGGAGTGGATGTTTATGCCCAGACGAACGGAAACAACAGTATGATGATGGTGGCATTGCCAAACGGACTCTTGGCCCAAAgaacaaaagacaaacaaaagcCTAGCTCCCTCCCAAAACCTAAGCAGAGCCCTGAACCGCACCGTGGCACACGAGATAGGGGCGACGGGGCAGTGAGGGAGAAATGCTTCAGTCCTCTCACACCAGAAAGTGAGAGATTAACACTGTACTATTCCCCAAGTAACACACTACCCACGCCAACGCAAAAGCGAGCAGGTAGACTCAAGTTAAGGAAGTCTCTGGAGAAAGACAGAGATGTAGACAGTCAAGTCTTGGCCTCACTTGCACTGCCACAAGATGGAGATGACGCAAAGGAAGGAGGCTCAGATTTGAGGCAGGCACTCAAAACCAAGCGTAGCTGCTCTTTTGATGTTGGGGAAATCACCACCACCACCTGTTACAGCTATGCCAAGCGGCTGAGCGTCATCTGGACACGTCGTAGCCAGTCACTGCATGGCATGCTTGTCCACTGTGCCTCCACCACCAGCACATCCAGCACGGGTAGCAGCGATCAGTACGGCCACGGTCTAACACAGAACTATCTACATGCCTTCGCTTCCAACAACTCCTCCAATTCCAACTCAAACTCGACTTCAAACTCAAACAGTAGCATGATGGTcaatccaagagacctggaggaAAGTGTGGTGTAG